From the Balearica regulorum gibbericeps isolate bBalReg1 chromosome 4, bBalReg1.pri, whole genome shotgun sequence genome, one window contains:
- the RCHY1 gene encoding RING finger and CHY zinc finger domain-containing protein 1: MAAGGEEGCEHYRRGCLLRAPCCGKLYACRLCHDAAEEHRLDRFRVTEVQCTRCRLLQKAQQRCESCHSLFGEYYCGICHLFDRDKKQYHCAECGICRIGPKEDFFHCSKCNLCLSLSLRGKHKCIENVSRQDCPICLEDIHTSRVGAHVLPCGHLLHRTCYEDMLKEGYRCPLCMHSALDMTRYWRQLDDEVAQTPMPTEYQNMMVEILCNDCNARSTVQFHLLGMKCKNCDSYNTAQDGKCRLSLEEQ; the protein is encoded by the exons ATGGCGGCAGGCGGGGAGGAGGGCTGCGAGCACTACCGGCGTGGCTGTCTGCTGCGg GCGCCGTGCTGCGGGAAGCTGTACGCCTGTCGGCTGTGCCACGACGCCGCCGAAGAGCACCGGCTGGACCGCTTCCGTGTGACCGAGGTGCAGTGTACCCGCTGCCGCCTCCTCCAGAAG GCCCAGCAGCGCTGCGAGAGCTGCCACAGCCTCTTCGGCGAGTATTACTGCGGTATCTGTCATCTCTTCGATCGCGACAAGAAGCAGTACCACTGCGCCGAGTGCGGTATTTGCAG GATTGGTCCAAAGGAGGATTTTTTCCACTgttcaaaatgcaatttatgCTTAAGCTTGAGTCTTCGAGGAAAGCACAAG TGTATTGAAAACGTCTCCAGGCAGGACTGTCCAATATGTTTGGAG GACATTCACACATCTCGCGTCGGAGCTCACGTTCTGCCGTGCGGTCACCTTCTTCACAG aacatGTTACGAAGACATGCTAAAGGA AGGTTACAGGTGTCCTTTGTGCATGCACTCGGCTTTAGATATGACGAGGTACTGGCGTCAGCTGGATGATGAAGTAGCGCAGACTCCTATGCCCACAGAGTATCAGAACATGATGGTGGAG ATCCTTTGCAATGACTGCAACGCCCGGTCTACGGTGCAGTTCCATCTCCTAGGCATGAAGTGCAAAAATTGTGACTCCTATAACACAGCCCAAGATGGAAAATGCCGGCTGTCTTTGGAGGAGCAGTGA